In Elaeis guineensis isolate ETL-2024a chromosome 1, EG11, whole genome shotgun sequence, a genomic segment contains:
- the LOC105032289 gene encoding putative UPF0481 protein At3g02645: MASNQSSLPSTNISRFDELRWLVHVRHAFAQKLDEEDRRIPVSIFDVPKSLLSTNPEAYVPQLFALGPYHKGRPELYDMERYKIASAKRAANALRDLRFELIVDCFIELEHKIRAPYHRYLDYNGDTLAWMMAIDACFLLEFIQKYHGDQEDKAVGNGFSKVSWVNNATVRDIMMLENQIPLFLLRKILEFQCSSAQSADEVLSEILERFLKEVSAFKMIGNIVDITQHVHLLQLLYNMLVPKFKDHIESIEVVIQDDESKPNDQQFENSSKVKRVFVIIWNNVSALNCVPIRSVKQVLTSRPIKLLVQLPWKVLSKLPVLSVFTSFAEQFFSSQTNGDSKSDELNSATNINKPPLIEEIIIPSVTELVDAGVKFVPTHEGINGVSFDMKSAIFYLPTVTLDINTQVVLRNLVAYEASAIFGPLVFTRYTELMNGIIDTEEDVKLLRQSGIISNHMKSDKEVADIWNGMSKSVRLTRVPKLDRVIEDVNKYYNRNWRIKTSKLMKNYIFNSWKLLTLLAAILLLLMTALQAFCSVYTCSRWFGDLKFEEN; encoded by the exons ATGGCCTCTAACCAATCCTCGTTGCCCTCCACCAACATTTCCCGCTTCGATGAGCTCCGGTGGCTGGTCCACGTCCGACATGCCTTCGCACAGAAACTCGATGAGGAAGATAGGCGCATTCCTGTCTCAATTTTTGATGTCCCCAAGTCCCTCCTCTCAACCAACCCTGAAGCTTATGTTCCCCAGCTCTTTGCCCTTGGCCCTTACCACAAGGGTCGGCCCGAGCTCTATGATATGGAGCGCTACAAGATTGCCTCTGCAAAAAGAGCAGCGAATGCTTTAAGAGACCTTAGATTCGAGCTCATCGTCGACTGCTTCATTGAACTCGAACATAAGATCCGCGCCCCCTATCACAG GTACCTGGATTACAATGGAGACACCTTAGCATGGATGATGGCCATTGACGCATGCTTCTTGCTCGAATTCATCCAAAAATATCATGGTGATCAAGAAGATAAGGCTGTAGGAAACGGGTTCTCTAAAGTGAGTTGGGTAAACAATGCCACAGTTAGGGACATCATGATGCTAGAGAATCAGATACCACTTTTTCTGCTAAGAAAGATTTTAGAGTTCCAGTGCTCATCGGCACAAAGTGCTGATGAAGTGCTATCAGAAATATTGGAGAGGTTCCTGAAAGAAGTTTCAGCCTTTAAGATGATAGGGAATATCGTCGATATCACACAACATGTGCACCTGCTCCAACTCCTTTACAACATGCTCGTTCCTAAATTTAAAGACCATATAGAATCAATAGAAGTAGTCATTCAAGATGACGAAAGCAAACCAAATGATCAGCAATTTGAGAATTCCAGCAAAGTGAAACGAGTCTTTGTTATCATTTGGAATAATGTATCAGCTCTAAATTGTGTGCCTATCCGGTCTGTCAAACAAGTCTTGACCTCAAGGCCCATAAAGCTCTTAGTGCAACTCCCATGGAAGGTTCTCAGTAAGTTGCCCGTGCTTTCAGTGTTCACTAGCTTCGCCGAGCAGTTCTTCTCCTCTCAAACAAATGGGGATTCCAAAAGTGATGAATTGAACTCAGCTACCAATATCAACAAACCCCCATTGATCGAGGAGATAATAATTCCTTCAGTAACCGAGCTTGTGGATGCCGGTGTAAAGTTTGTTCCAACTCATGAGGGCATAAATGGGGTTAGCTTTGACATGAAGTCCGCTATCTTTTATCTCCCCACCGTGACTTTGGACATTAACACACAAGTTGTACTGAGGAACTTGGTAGCATATGAAGCTTCAGCTATATTTGGGCCCCTAGTTTTTACAAGATACACCGAATTGATGAATGGAATCATAGACACCGAGGAAGATGTGAAGCTTCTGCGGCAAAGTGGGATCATCTCAAACCATATGAAGAGCGACAAAGAGGTAGCGGATATATGGAATGGGATGAGTAAATCAGTTAGGCTAACGAGGGTGCCAAAGCTAGATAGAGTTATCGAAGATGTGAATAAGTACTACAACAGGAATTGGAGAATCAAAACAAGCAAGCTTATGAAGAACTACATATTTAATTCATGGAAGCTCCTCACCCTTCTTGCAGCCATTCTGCTCTTGTTAATGACCGCGTTACAGGCCTTTTGTTCAGTCTATACCTGCAGTCGTTGGTTTGGTGACCTGAAGTTTGAAGAAAACTAG